In one window of Palaemon carinicauda isolate YSFRI2023 chromosome 2, ASM3689809v2, whole genome shotgun sequence DNA:
- the LOC137615325 gene encoding piggyBac transposable element-derived protein 4-like: MSNKRSLSNDEIVTYLSTLSESESEGDPISEDEEYEYIPNQESSSESDDYHDDSGNENEQLQSTVAFSNTEDTLDVQTTSTTILTGKDGTRWEKVWDRFIKNSISCYRPSENITVDEQLFPTKCRCPFTQYIASKPDKFGIKFWLAADAKSKYLLNGFPYLGKDESRPSNQPLSEYVVLKLTEPYTGKGRNVTTDNFFTSVKLAEKLLAKNTSLVGTVNRIRREIPISIRNTRDKQYSSQILKHNQCTLTVYQCKKNKNVLLLSTVHKKVEIGNDAKRTPDTISYYNNSKFGVDVVDQMARLYTTKAASRRWPVQVFYNILDFSGINAWIIYKEVTGELISRRDFILRLAEELQKTFKNIHAEGNSESDADTYADANVSNTSNKRKQCQIRQCRGNKTTEICSHPVFRELRDEI, translated from the exons ATGTCGAACAAACGCTCTCtgtcgaatgatgaaattgtgacatatttgtcgacactatctgaatctgagtctgaaggagatccgatatctgaagatgaagaatacgagtatatccccaatcaagaaagttcatctgaatctgATGATTATCATGACGACAGTGGTAATGAAAACGAACAGTTGCAAAGCACTGTTGCCTTTTCAAACACAGAAGATACtctagatgtgcaaacaacttctactactattctgactggcaaggatggaacacgaTGGGAAA AAGTTTGGGACAGATTCATCAAAAACAGTATTTCTTGTTATAGGCCTAGTGAAAATATAACCGTAGATGAGCAGTTATTTCCAACAAAATGCAGGTGTCCTTTTACCCAATATATTGCCAGTAAGCCTGACAAGTTTGGAATAAAATTTTGGTTAGCGGCCGACGCAAAATCAAAATACCTTCTAAATGGATTCCCTTATCTTGGAAAAGACGAGAGTCGTCCATCAAACCAACCACTCTCGGAATACGTCGTTCTCAAGCTCACAGAACCATATACAGGGAAAGGGAGAAATGTGACCACTGATAACTTTTTCACATCTGTAAAGTTAGCTGAAAAATTGCTTGCTAAAAATACAAGCCTTGTCGGGACTGTGAACCGTATACGAAGGGAGATCCCAATTTCCATAAGAAATACCCGTGACAAGCAGTACAGCTCACAAATACTAAAACATAATCAGTGCACTTTGACAGTGTATCagtgcaagaaaaataaaaatgttctcttACTTAGTACAGTCCATAAGAAGGTAGAAATTGGAAATGATGCCAAGAGAACTCCAGACACCATTAGTTACTACAATAATTCGAAATTTGGAGTTGATGTCGTGGATCAAATGGCAAGATTATACACTACAAAAGCCGCTTCACGAAGATGGCCTGTCCaagtcttttataatatattagatTTTTCTGGTATCAATGCTTGGATTATCTACAAAGAAGTCACAGGTGAACTAATTTCCCGTCGTGATTTTATTCTTCGGTTAGCTGAAGAACTTCAGAAAACCTTCAAGAACATTCATGCCGAAGGAAACAGTGAAAGTGATGCTGATACTTATGCTGACGCAAATGTTTCAAATACCTCAAACAAGAGGAAACAATGCCAAATAAGACAGTGTAGAGGGAATAAGACAACAGAAATCTGCT CTCATCCCGTCTTTAGGGAATTACGAGATGAAATATGA